The genomic stretch GCTAGAGTTCCTGAGATGCtgcccaagatggtggagcaagtctggaagCGGACCCAAATGTGTCCAACGATTCTCCACAGGCTCATACCAATGGCCGTTTAATGTGAAAAATTGActcaatccagacaactttctaaaaaacgaGCAGTACAATTGAATGGATGTGATTACCACAACCCCCTTCCCTGTTGGCCACCATATACTGTAGAGgcatttcttcctctccccccaaatGGTACTGGTGCTTCTTTCAGTTCATGTCTCTTcggctcctgcctgcctgcgcaTAGCCGTGCTGAGCCCCCCCTTGAAGTGCACCAGCGCAGTATTCATGGCTAACAAGAACAGTCATGGATAACAAGGTAGGTGGTAGGTAGGTAGAGCTAGGTGGCAATTTTGACCCTTGCAGAAAATCCAATTCatggatagtgaatttgcatataaagagaactgactgtattagTTTGAAATGACTTACTATTTGATTCTGAGGTCTCCTgatctgctcagatctgtgcaagACACATACAATGCTATGGGAACATCTCGCACTAAAAAACACCATTTCAGCACTTGTGTGCACTCTTTATGTTTGGTCTGCACCAGTGCGTTGctgttccctctctctctctctctctcttgttctgtGCATTGCTCGAGATCTGCTAAGAACTTGACCCATAAGGAAGCACTTCTTCATCCAGTCCAGAATttatctgtagaactccttgccacaagtttCCGTGCTGGCTGGCTGCGTttgccttgaaaaggggaatgggcaaattcctggaggaccagtctatcaatggctactagcaaTGAAGGCCTCTGAATAATAGTTTCAGGGCAGCAGTGTCAGGTGAGGGGCGTGCGGATATGTCAAGCTTGTGGGCTTtcccaaggcatctggttggAAAAGGTGTGGAACCAATcgaccttgggcctgatcctgcagggaaCTTCTTATGTACATTCCGGATTTGCAGGTCAAGAGTCTTTCTTTGCAGGTCTATGTTGTCAGGGAGTCAAACTCATGTAGGGAAGCTTGTTGTTGTCTGTGACACAACTCTCCTTGAGGGGTTCAAGGGCTTCTCACAAAGTAGTTTGAAATCCATTGAATTCATGAacattgggggtgggtgggagtatTACAGCTGGTTTTAAATATCTCAgaaacttccagaagaaaaggcgATGGCTTGAATATCTGGCAAATTCCGGGGGAAAGGCTTTTTTATTCTGTTCTAAGGGGCATGCCTCACCTGCCTTTTTGTTTGGAGTGAGGATTTCCTGCAGACAAATTTTGTTTGTTGTTGCATTGTGAGCTGCCCTGAGCTTTCTTACTGGGACTGGAAAGGGCGGGGGGCAGAAGCAATGAATGAAACAAATCGATAATGTATTGATTTATGGAGCCAGGATAAGGGATCTTCAGGTGTCCTCTTTTTGGAAGGGTTTGGATAAAGGTTTGATGTTGGGGCACTGGAGTGATTAGCGGGATCGCTAATTAGGGGTCATTTCCATCGTTCCTTGCAGTGACACAAGGATGTTGGCTGCTTTCCAACAGTGGTGGAAAAACCACAACCTGGCGATATTGTCCATCAAATGGATCATGGAGATTTCACAAACTTCCCTTTGCTGACGCTGCAGCTCTTGAGTTTTGGGcatctttcttcttttcctggCAAAAGCCCTTGAGGACTTTTATGAGAGCAACCATGAAGGTAAATGGCATCATCCTAActactaaatcaggggtgtccgaatatattaaagatgaacttatatgaatgaatgcttgcaaaagatcaaggcctataaaaggccttgtacaaagcaaggctggcctttccttcactgccactgctgcatcacagatgtgaaacaacaagcagtggagggagccctcatcccacagctcatgcaagacgtcaaacagttgctctcaggctgagagcagttgcgttgggccagtgtgggctgcaacaaatctccggagggccagaggctcattggagactgggggctccctgagggccgcattgagaggcctcgagggccgcaagtggccccagggccggggtttgggcacccctgtactaaatgctcgtatagcagtggttctcaaatgttttagcaccgagacccactttttaaaatggcacaccTAACttttacaagattaaaaaaaaagtttcactttttcAGCCGCTCAacctctgttttaatcctttttactgtggtgggaACATTTGCTGATCCCCACATTCATAGGATCACAAcagttctggtggccttgtgcttcccttcacctggtctttgataagagccaagggaTGATTCACTACTCGCAAGTAATCATGCATGAgtggctcagttctgctttccatagggctcaatacattttttcttgggggggggctttcttctcgagAGTTTGTTGAGGCCTGTGTTcatcgaattgggaccattctggtggtgttgcattccccacagcctgcccttcaaagcggACTGAGGCagatttgcctactcatgagtaaatgcacaagaATGGCtcggttttgctttccataagtcTCAATCCATTTTCCTTGTTGCCTCTCAGCTCATCCATTTTGCCACCAAAAATTGGGGGCAGTTCACCAAAATTTACTTGGGGGCAGTGCAACCCActggttggtcccaacccacagtttgggaaccactgttgtaaagtCTTTCTTGTATGTGCAAACCACTTTTCTggtcttcacagcaaccctgtgaggtaggcacaCTATATTATTCCCTTGTTGGGGAAGACTGAAGCTGGGAGGGGGCGGTTTGCCTGAGGCCACTTGGTGACCTCATGGCAGGAGCAAGATTCAAACCCGGGACGTTCTGGTTCATGGCGCAGTGTCTTAGCCATTACGGTGACCGATTCTAACACCATGTGCCTCTTCAACCAGCTTCGTATGCCACATTCTTACAATGCATTTTCAAGGTGTATTGATAAGACTTGTTCTTAAAAGAGATCAGCTGAACTGGTCATGTATGAATGAGGTAAAGTATTTGTGAATACAGGCATCTCACAGGGAATCTCATCAAGGACAGGAGAGCTGGCTCTAAGCTTCTTCTCTGTCTGTGAACCCCAAGGCAATGAACAAATGTCAGGAAGGGGAAAGTTTGGgtaccctcctctcctccattccAAATCtcctttcagtttttttttttaagtcacatgTTCAAGAGATGTCCATGTTTCCTGCGTGGTGCTGGATTTGGCCCTCTGAAGTGCCCagcttctttctctcttcttGCCCTTGAAGGTAGGCCCCTGCAAAGAAGATGGGCAGTAGGAATGCCACTCTTTTCACAGAGTTTATTCTCCTTGGGTTTTCTGGCCGCCCCCGCCTGGAGCTCTTCCTCTTTGTGGTGGTGTCCATGATCTACATGGTGACTCTCTTTGGAAACGTCTCCATGCTGACGTTGACCTGCTTGGATTCTCGgctccacactcccatgtacttcttcctcggCAACCTGGCCTTCCTGAACATCTGCTACACTTCTGCCGTGGTGCCCCCCATGCTTGTCAACTTCCTGGCTACCCGAAAGACCATCTCGTATCACTTGTGTGCTGCACAGGTGTACATCACTCTTTACTTGGGGGCAGCAGAGTGTCTTCTGCTCCTGGTGATGGCGCTCGACCGGTACGTGGCCATCTGCAACCCCCTGCACTACACAACTGTGATGAACAAGACCACCTGCCTTGTGCTTGCTGTTGTAGCCTGGGTTAGCAGCTTTGTGCTGTCAGTGGTCCCTTCCTTCACGATAAAGCAATCTCTGTGCGATTCCATCATTGACCACTTGTTCTGTGAAGCCCCTGTTCTGCTCCAGTTGGTATGTCCCGATGAGGACACCTCGGTCAACGAGGTCATGATGGTGGCTGGGAGCTCCTtcacccttctcctcccctttgtcTTGATCCTGTTGTCCTACATCCGCATCGCCGTCACTATTCTGAGGATGTCCTCGGTGGATGGGAAGCggaaggccttctccacttgctCTGCCCACATCACTGTGGTGAGCGTCTACTATGGGAGTGGCTTGTTCATGTACATGAGGCCCAAGTCCAGCTATTCGGCAGAGAAGGACAAGCTGATTTCTCTCTTCTATTCCGTGATAAACCCCATGCTGAACCCCATCATATACAGCTTGCGAAACAAGGATGTAAAGGAGGCCCTTCTGAAACTGCTGGGGCGAACCAAAGCATCATAGTGAGAACAAACAAAACCCTTAGGCTCAGGGTTGGCCCAAGCTTCCTGGTACCtgtggtggcatgccaaatgcctgGTGATGCATAAGatcagaagagcctggctggatcagacagtagcccaccagatgcctctgggagcacacaggacaacaagagacctgcatcccggtgtcacttccttgcacctggcattcagggataacccacttctaaaaccaagaggtcgCACATACTTGTTGTGGCTTATAGCCTGTGATGAACCTTCCCTCCAGAAACcaatctaatctccttttaaaggcatctaggtcagatgccatcaccacatcctgtggcaaggagttccacagactaattatatgctgggtaaagaagtattttcttttgtctgttcaagtgttgatccaatgtgcggcggcagtgaagaaggccaattctatgcttgggatcattaggaaaggtattgagaacaaaacggctaatattataatgccgttgtacaaatcgatggtaaggccacacctggagtattgcatccagttctggtcgccgcatctcaaaaaagacatcgtggaaatggaaaaggtgcaaaagagaacgactaagatgattactgggctggggcaccttccttatgaggaaaggctacagcgtttgggcctcttcagcctagaaaagagacgcctgaggggggacatgattgagacatacaaaattatgcaggggatggacagagtggatagggagatgctctttacactctcacataacaccagaaccaggggacatccactaaaattgagtgttgggagagttagaacagacaaaagaaaatatttctttactcaacatgtggttggtctgtggaactctttgccacaggatgtggtgatggcatctagcctagacgcctttaaaaggggattggacaagtttttggaggaaaaatccattacggggtacaagccatgatgtgcatgtgcaaccttctgattttagaaatgggctatgtcagaatgccagatgcaagggagggcaccaggatgaggtctcttgttatctggtgtgctccctggggcatttggtgagccgctgtgagatacaggaagctggactagatgggcctatggcctgatccagtggggctgttcttatgttctcgcTCCtagcactcaatttgagtggctgtcccctggttctgtgttgtgtgagagggaaaagaacatcccttcatctactctatccatcccctgcgtCATTTTGTACATCTCCATCAAGCCCGTGTGCCCCCggtgcctttttctagactgaagagccccaaacactgtagcctttcctcataagggaggtatcCCAGGCCAGTAATTGTACCCCAGCCTTATTGGAGGCACGTGTGTGGATGGAGCTGGGTGCCCACtgcctcagccagcctcatggcCTGCCTGCACTTCTATGGATCAGTAAAATGGAGGATTTAAAACTTCTGTACTGAGCAAATGGAGACTTAACAAAGCCATTGGTGCTTTTCACACTTGCTGCATTGTTTATACATCGATTGTACTGAGGAGCTCAGGATAAGTTTATACAGAATCCTGAAACATAGTCTGAAGTCCATTGGAATAATGTAATTGTTTTAGACATGCAGACCCTGCCTTTTAATCATAAAGATGGTTACAATTGaagggaactcccccccccccaaaacacaaacatCAAATGTAAAATCAAGAGAAAACAGATCCAAGAAACACTTTCCATTATTATACGATCCACTGCTAAGTGAATTAGGATTGTACTTGTTAACGGTGGATTGGTGAATGGGTAGTGCATGGCCTGCCTTTTATGTGCTGTGCTTTGTATgtcatgacctttaaagccctatactgctctgggccagggtatcttagagatcgcctactcctgtacaatccggctcgtcctatcaggtcatcaaagaaggcctttttacaagtgccgccgcctaaggaggtacgtggggcggcggcaagaaacagggccttctcagtagcggcaccaacattatagaactcccttccccttgacttgcgaatggctccctctcttgagttttttcggcaaggcctgaagaccctgctgtttaaacaagccttttgacttcatggccttttaaacatcttttatacatttttagttgtttttttacaggcctgattcctctatgaactgctgttttatgctcttttttattctgacttttatctgtttttatggtttctgttaatgtgtttttaatatgtttttatctgtttgttaaattatgttttaatctgtttttaatatgttgtaagccgccctgggtccctttagggagaagggcgggatagaaataaagtttattattattattattattattattattattattattattattattattattatgttcttaaaattttttttaaaaaggcaaagaaaaaatcTAGAACAGGATGTTGCCTAATGAAGAATGTTGGGAAACAGGGTCGTTTTTGGCAAACGGGCACCTCCATGCAGGAGCTTCCAAAATGAGTAGACCTGGTGGTAGTCATTTATTTTCTCTCATATTGTTacttgacttttaaaaaaattttaagttgACTCTCCAGGTGTTTTAAATAGTTGCTTCAGTATATTTTCATTCTTAATTTATTGTACTGGTTGTTTTAAGGAGCCAACTTTTGTTATTGCCTGAGAGGCAAAGGGGCAACtgggcaggggttctcaggcaCACAATCCCGATGAAGGAGAATGATCCTTAAATAATAGACCATATTCTGGCTCCTAAAGGATGGAACAGCCCATCTTGAGACAAAGGAAATTGAGGATTTTCACTACAATCCAGGGACCAGAATGCTTTGAAACAAATTTGTAGGCAATGAATAAACAACTTGcaacagtggcattcctgggggtccccgcgcccggggcaacacccagaattctgccccccacaccccattttgcccttctCCGTCCCCCCAcatgtgacccagaagtaattgcagtgatgtcattgtcaccgcaattacttcagcgcagctgcctcctccgttccccctttgaaaacaagggggaacggaggaggcagccaaggcccccatGAAGCCTTCTGCGCCgcaggggtctccatggcagcggtctggggctgctcccagatctctctctcccccccccaatagtagaaccaggggtcatctgTTAAACTAGAAAGAACAAAAGGTATCTCTTCATACAGCACAACAGTAgcatgtggaattcattgccacaagatttgATGATGGCCAGTAGTTCAGATGGCTTTAAAATCAGATTGGATGCATTCGTGAAAGACACATCCACCCATGGCCAAGAGCTACATGCTGCTTGCAGAGCCAGCCACAGTGTGCATCTGAACATCAGTCACGGGGAACAATGGTGGAATTGGCCTTTTTCCTCCTGCAATGCGGACTTCCCAGAGATACCTGGTATGTCGATGGGAGAAACAgcaatgctggactagatgagcctgtgAGGGGAGGACGGGGCACAGACTTAAGCACACTGTCCCCAGAATATACACCAGAATATGTACCCCACAATATGACAGGTAAGTCTGGAGGCCAACCCCCTAGTGCCCAGTTCCCTGGAATGCTGCTTCCTTTCCTTCCAGGTCACATGCCCTGGGAGGAAGGCGATAATCCCGTTTCAGCAACCTCTGGTCTCCACTGAATCCAATTACACAACTCTTCCAGTGCACCTCCTGTTTGGATTGTCTCCATTAAGTACAACCTCTCTGTGTCGTGGCTGCATCCGGCCTGCATCCCTGCGCCAACTGAAAAATGTGCCTTGTCCATTTAGATGTTTGGAGCTACATCTCCATTATACCAGCCCATAGAGCATCCTCCTCCATATAAATGTATCAAGATTTTCTCCATGTAGAGATTTCCTCTTGGATCCTCTCGCCTGTATCATGGCCCACCTGGACTCTCTTTACTCAACAGATTACACATTTACACAATTGAGATCCTGGTCCATGTGCAACCCAGGGCCAGAACCACATAATGTTGCCCCCCCTCGGAGAATGCTGTACCCCACTTAGAAGTCGCGtccagagcctcacacaacttcCTCCatccctccaaaagccttccgAGGCCTCCAGGGGGACTTTAAACATCAGGTTGACATCAGAAGTGATGCTTAACAgccctccggaggcctcagaaggctcttggagggctagagcagtgtttctcaaccagtggtaccggtatcaccagtggtaccagtggtgtcttgtggtactcgcggacctctggacacctgccaccctgcagcaagaccaggaatgtgacacaacaaacgaggtaggaggttccaaagcatgcttttccacactcgaaAAAACCTTCCAGTccgctctgagcctcttactggtgtttgttgcctcACATCtagccttccaacccagaagtaactggcaatggtgtcatCAAATAGGtggtacttctggtggtacttcaaataggtgaaccatgtgaaataGTACAAtggagaacaaacattgagaaactccGGGCTACAGGATGCCGCACGAGACAACCCAAGAGaagggctctggagggtgggaagTGGTGGCGTGGCAGGTGGATGTGAGAAGCGGTGCATTCCCACAGGaatggcaccccagggcatttgtccctccTACCACGAATGCCAGTGCACTTATACTCCAGTACAAAACCCTCCAGAGTTGTCATTTCCCAACAAATAAATTAACCCACTTCtccccagtccacaggtgtacacatttgctccctgttgtgtatatgcaacattgggcagaaatggcttaaggtggcCACCTCCAGAGCTGTGTGTAGATAGccataggcacaatcctaacccactttccagcactgacatgtgCATGTGGGATCAGACCAGGGTTTTTGCATTGCTCAGGAGGCCTGGATATTCACCCTCAAACTACATCAGGAACAAGGGCAGCTATAATTGTGCTGTAAACTCCCTTTCCTCTCAGTTGCAGCTCCCTCCAAGGTTCTCCCCTCATTTTTCCACCTAAGTTGCTAGGGACCGGGGCAAAGGAAGAGGGAACCTTTCAATACCTTTCCTGCAAAGTAGTCCCTTTATTTGTTATTTATATGGATACACCAAATACATTCCCACCACACGTATACCACAACGGTTTGGTTAGGAACACACAGGACCCATTTGTCACAGCAAATTACGGTACTATTTACTGATCCTTGGGGGGGATGGTATTTCTGCTTTGTTGGTCTG from Tiliqua scincoides isolate rTilSci1 chromosome 13, rTilSci1.hap2, whole genome shotgun sequence encodes the following:
- the LOC136633663 gene encoding olfactory receptor 2K2-like encodes the protein MGSRNATLFTEFILLGFSGRPRLELFLFVVVSMIYMVTLFGNVSMLTLTCLDSRLHTPMYFFLGNLAFLNICYTSAVVPPMLVNFLATRKTISYHLCAAQVYITLYLGAAECLLLLVMALDRYVAICNPLHYTTVMNKTTCLVLAVVAWVSSFVLSVVPSFTIKQSLCDSIIDHLFCEAPVLLQLVCPDEDTSVNEVMMVAGSSFTLLLPFVLILLSYIRIAVTILRMSSVDGKRKAFSTCSAHITVVSVYYGSGLFMYMRPKSSYSAEKDKLISLFYSVINPMLNPIIYSLRNKDVKEALLKLLGRTKAS